A DNA window from Amycolatopsis sp. DSM 110486 contains the following coding sequences:
- a CDS encoding helix-turn-helix transcriptional regulator: protein MDDRYSTVRSRQLGVRLRELMEEHHWGVREMARRLDWPPTRISNMFNARRGSKYIDVVKMLTLMGVIGDEAAEVYALCDDLDEPGFLETYPNLPAQVKTLVWHEERATAVAEFQSVIVPGLLQTAAYARALINETGNVPRPDDVDERVFARMSRQVTLSKQPLAAFEFFIHEFALRLPVGGADRSVMSGQLHQLLQLSVRPNLSIRIVPSELGGHPALAGHFKLMDSDVYRPVAYLDSEVSSLFLEKPEETNAYRDVLKRLRRVALGEAQSRELVASLATQLYSPGADQNGRRLA from the coding sequence ATGGACGACCGCTATTCGACTGTGCGCAGCCGCCAGCTCGGTGTCCGCCTGCGAGAGCTGATGGAAGAGCACCACTGGGGAGTGCGGGAAATGGCGCGCCGGTTGGACTGGCCGCCCACCCGCATCTCCAACATGTTCAACGCGCGGCGTGGCAGCAAGTACATCGACGTGGTCAAGATGCTCACGCTCATGGGCGTGATCGGTGACGAGGCCGCCGAGGTCTACGCCCTCTGCGACGACCTCGACGAGCCCGGGTTCCTGGAGACCTACCCAAATCTGCCGGCGCAGGTGAAAACGTTGGTGTGGCACGAAGAGCGCGCCACAGCGGTCGCGGAGTTCCAGTCGGTGATCGTGCCGGGGTTGTTGCAGACAGCTGCCTATGCACGGGCGCTGATCAATGAGACCGGAAACGTTCCGCGGCCGGACGATGTCGATGAGCGGGTCTTCGCCCGAATGTCTCGGCAAGTCACCTTGTCGAAGCAACCGCTTGCGGCATTCGAGTTCTTTATCCATGAGTTCGCTCTGCGGTTGCCGGTAGGCGGGGCGGATCGAAGTGTGATGTCAGGTCAGCTGCACCAGTTGCTCCAGCTCTCGGTACGACCGAACCTCTCTATCCGGATCGTGCCGTCCGAACTCGGGGGTCATCCCGCATTGGCCGGTCACTTCAAGCTGATGGACTCGGATGTCTATCGCCCGGTCGCCTACCTCGACAGCGAGGTTTCCTCGCTCTTCCTGGAGAAGCCCGAAGAAACGAACGCCTACCGCGATGTTCTGAAGCGCCTTCGTAGAGTTGCACTCGGTGAGGCACAATCGAGGGAGCTGGTCGCCAGCCTGGCGACGCAGCTCTACTCACCGGGAGCAGACCAGAATGGCCGTCGTCTGGCGTAA
- a CDS encoding DUF3558 family protein, with translation MQRLTVALVLVLMGVVACGVPDRQTSPTASSATKPTANPTPKPTAPPTTPSTAAAKPTIAGLADHPCQALAHEDAVRLNVVIDGAEVPDPSGNACQWGAPGALVTLTAYPTTDKTRDPGVQQLTVSTIAGHRALLGQITHGPDTGYMIFVMTGPGQSIRLSAVGFGPGAPGPDPLTVGKNFAAAIIHRLS, from the coding sequence ATGCAGCGGCTCACGGTGGCTCTCGTGCTGGTGTTGATGGGTGTCGTCGCCTGCGGCGTGCCCGATCGGCAGACGAGCCCAACAGCGTCATCGGCGACAAAGCCGACCGCAAACCCGACCCCAAAGCCGACCGCACCACCGACCACCCCCTCGACCGCCGCGGCGAAGCCGACGATCGCCGGCCTGGCCGATCATCCCTGCCAGGCTCTGGCTCACGAAGACGCCGTCCGGTTGAACGTGGTCATCGACGGCGCGGAAGTCCCCGACCCGAGCGGCAATGCCTGCCAGTGGGGTGCACCAGGCGCACTGGTCACCTTGACCGCCTACCCGACAACCGACAAGACCCGGGACCCGGGCGTCCAGCAGCTCACCGTCAGCACGATCGCGGGGCACCGCGCGCTGCTGGGCCAGATCACGCACGGCCCGGACACCGGCTACATGATCTTCGTCATGACCGGCCCGGGCCAGTCGATCCGACTCTCCGCGGTCGGCTTCGGTCCCGGCGCACCGGGACCCGACCCGCTCACGGTCGGCAAGAACTTCGCCGCGGCGATCATCCACCGGCTGAGCTGA
- a CDS encoding zinc-binding dehydrogenase produces the protein MKAVAIQEFGPPEGLRVIETPEPTPGAGQVLIETEAIGVGGVDAVIRRGTLGSYGFKPGHIPGSEVAGTVVAVGAGLDESLKGRRVWAFTGTGGGYAEKAVASDFLPIPEALTSEDAVAIGTSGAVAHFALAHAHFEAGESVLVRGAAGSIGVSAVQLAARNGAKNVAVTTSNQERGERLEKLGATEVLDRAGTGEGKYDVIVDLIAGPNLPDFFDKLNPNGRLVVVGVVGGMPPGDFAARLLQNFRKSLSFMTFSADTVPREALQKVRLEQFNDETFQGVVHEILPLDQAALAHRKMDDGEVFGRIVLKP, from the coding sequence GTGAAAGCAGTGGCGATTCAGGAGTTCGGCCCACCCGAGGGGTTGCGGGTCATCGAGACACCGGAGCCCACGCCCGGTGCGGGGCAGGTGCTGATCGAGACCGAGGCCATCGGGGTCGGCGGGGTCGACGCGGTGATCCGGCGCGGCACGCTCGGCAGTTACGGCTTCAAACCCGGCCACATCCCCGGCAGCGAAGTCGCCGGGACGGTCGTCGCGGTCGGGGCGGGCCTCGACGAGAGTCTGAAGGGCCGGCGGGTGTGGGCGTTCACTGGCACGGGCGGCGGGTACGCCGAGAAGGCGGTGGCGAGCGATTTCCTGCCGATCCCCGAGGCCTTGACCAGCGAGGACGCGGTGGCCATTGGCACCTCGGGAGCCGTCGCGCACTTCGCGCTGGCGCACGCGCACTTCGAGGCCGGCGAGTCCGTGCTGGTGCGCGGGGCGGCCGGGAGCATCGGGGTGTCGGCGGTTCAGCTGGCGGCACGAAACGGCGCCAAGAACGTGGCCGTCACGACCTCGAACCAAGAGCGAGGTGAGCGCCTCGAGAAACTCGGCGCGACGGAAGTCCTGGACCGCGCGGGGACCGGCGAAGGCAAGTACGACGTCATCGTCGACCTGATCGCCGGCCCGAACCTGCCGGACTTCTTCGACAAGCTCAACCCCAACGGCCGCCTCGTCGTGGTCGGCGTGGTCGGCGGGATGCCACCCGGCGACTTCGCCGCTAGGCTCCTGCAGAACTTCCGGAAGTCCCTGTCGTTCATGACCTTCAGCGCCGACACCGTGCCCCGCGAGGCGCTGCAAAAAGTGCGCCTGGAGCAGTTCAACGACGAAACGTTCCAGGGCGTCGTCCACGAAATCCTGCCGCTCGACCAAGCCGCACTGGCCCACCGGAAGATGGACGACGGTGAGGTCTTCGGCCGGATCGTCCTGAAGCCCTAA
- a CDS encoding helix-turn-helix transcriptional regulator — protein MDPAFATALRDARTRRRLSQLDLALAAGTTQRHVSFLERGRSAPGRGMVVRVAEALGLPLRERNALLLAAGFAPRYAETPLDDPRLAPVLDSLTALLDGHRPYPALIIDRYGTLVSANDAFTLLTEGVSPDLLAPPVNVLRLALHPDGMAPRIHNFADWAQHVLERPRQGLPDPSQAELLAELTSYLPAPSPPSPDHLGFAVPLQLSTSLGDLHLITAITRLTTAVDVTIAELSLETFLPADAKTAALLTAQPTPPTAPPATPPPPT, from the coding sequence ATGGACCCGGCCTTCGCCACCGCGCTGCGCGACGCCCGCACCCGCCGCCGCCTCAGCCAGCTCGACCTGGCCCTGGCCGCCGGCACCACGCAGCGGCACGTGAGCTTCCTGGAACGTGGCCGTTCGGCTCCCGGCCGCGGCATGGTCGTCCGCGTGGCCGAAGCCCTCGGCCTGCCCCTGCGCGAACGCAACGCCCTGCTCCTGGCGGCCGGCTTCGCCCCGCGCTACGCCGAGACGCCACTGGACGACCCCCGGCTGGCCCCCGTCCTCGATTCCTTGACGGCCCTGCTCGACGGCCACCGCCCGTACCCGGCGCTGATCATCGACCGCTACGGCACCCTGGTCTCCGCGAACGACGCCTTTACTCTCCTGACGGAGGGCGTCTCGCCGGACCTGCTGGCGCCACCCGTGAACGTCCTGCGCCTCGCCCTCCACCCCGACGGCATGGCCCCGCGCATCCACAACTTCGCCGACTGGGCGCAACACGTGCTCGAACGCCCCCGCCAGGGTCTGCCGGATCCGAGTCAGGCCGAGTTGCTGGCGGAGCTGACGTCGTACCTACCCGCGCCTTCGCCGCCTTCGCCGGACCACCTCGGCTTCGCGGTCCCCCTGCAGCTGTCCACCTCCCTGGGCGACCTCCACCTGATCACCGCCATCACCCGCCTCACGACGGCCGTCGACGTGACGATCGCGGAGCTGAGCCTGGAGACGTTCCTGCCGGCGGACGCGAAAACGGCGGCTTTGCTTACGGCGCAACCCACCCCGCCAACTGCCCCGCCAGCAACTCCACCCCCGCCCACATGA
- a CDS encoding LLM class flavin-dependent oxidoreductase, which produces MHYGLLLPAGQAQLPVTAVVELAREAERLGFDSVWAGDSLVRARAEPLTLLTAVAQATERVTVGTAALLPAFRQPVQAALTISTLDQLSGGRLVLGLGAGFPGFSEPEFDLVGVRFKTRFSHLDDVARLWRDLWTGTPRSFHGKVLHHDWLPDVPAPSRPGGPPLWLAGATPSALRRTADLYDGWLPYPPDPADYARGLTTIRSLSDRPITPALFATAFIADDPARGRQSLDTYCQATYGRPLSVIGTIQTMLTGPVETVAAGLREYELAGADHILIRIAALDADVVADQLHLLSGLLPTNFPQH; this is translated from the coding sequence ATGCACTACGGACTTCTCCTGCCCGCCGGGCAGGCCCAGCTTCCCGTCACCGCCGTCGTCGAGCTCGCGCGCGAGGCCGAGCGCCTCGGCTTCGACTCCGTCTGGGCGGGCGACTCGCTCGTCCGCGCGCGGGCCGAGCCGCTCACCTTGCTGACCGCTGTCGCGCAGGCCACCGAGCGCGTGACGGTGGGGACCGCCGCGCTGTTGCCCGCGTTCCGTCAGCCCGTGCAAGCGGCCCTGACGATCTCGACCCTCGACCAGCTCTCCGGCGGCCGCCTCGTGCTCGGCCTCGGCGCGGGGTTCCCCGGCTTCAGCGAGCCGGAGTTCGACCTGGTCGGTGTGCGGTTCAAGACGCGCTTCTCCCACCTCGACGACGTCGCCCGCCTCTGGCGCGACCTTTGGACCGGCACGCCCCGCTCGTTCCACGGCAAGGTCCTCCACCACGACTGGCTCCCCGACGTCCCCGCGCCCTCCCGCCCCGGCGGCCCCCCGCTGTGGCTCGCCGGCGCGACGCCGTCCGCCCTCCGCCGCACGGCCGACCTCTACGACGGCTGGCTGCCCTACCCGCCCGACCCCGCCGACTACGCCCGCGGCCTCACCACCATCCGCTCCCTCTCCGACCGCCCCATCACCCCGGCGCTCTTCGCGACGGCCTTCATCGCCGACGACCCCGCCCGCGGCCGCCAGTCGCTGGACACCTACTGCCAAGCCACGTACGGCCGCCCGCTGTCCGTGATCGGCACCATCCAGACGATGCTCACGGGCCCGGTCGAGACCGTCGCGGCCGGCTTGCGCGAGTACGAACTCGCTGGTGCAGACCACATTCTGATCCGCATCGCCGCCCTGGACGCCGATGTAGTGGCCGACCAGCTGCACCTGCTGTCCGGACTCTTGCCGACCAATTTTCCGCAACACTGA
- a CDS encoding DedA family protein, whose protein sequence is MNALLHPLLDAPAVVVYVVCALVITAETALLPGIVLPTLSTLLLMGFLVQRGTLSWWMALVVCVCAAVLGDQVAYWEGRMLGPRLRSSRLGRRVGAARWDRAESVIVRFGVPAVVLGRCLAGVRTLVPRVAGSAGLPYRRFVVGSVCAAVMWAGVELLAGQLAGWVAP, encoded by the coding sequence GTGAACGCTCTGCTGCACCCGCTTCTTGACGCACCCGCGGTGGTCGTCTACGTCGTGTGTGCCTTGGTGATCACGGCGGAAACGGCTCTGCTGCCGGGAATCGTGCTGCCGACACTGTCCACTTTGCTGCTGATGGGTTTCCTGGTGCAGCGGGGGACTTTGTCCTGGTGGATGGCATTGGTGGTGTGCGTTTGTGCCGCTGTTCTCGGCGACCAGGTCGCGTACTGGGAGGGGCGGATGTTGGGCCCGCGGCTGCGCTCTTCGCGGCTGGGGCGCCGGGTTGGCGCGGCGCGCTGGGACCGGGCTGAGTCGGTGATCGTGCGGTTCGGCGTGCCGGCGGTGGTTTTGGGCCGGTGTTTGGCGGGGGTGCGGACGTTGGTGCCCCGCGTCGCCGGGTCGGCTGGGCTGCCTTATCGGCGGTTTGTGGTGGGGAGTGTTTGTGCCGCGGTCATGTGGGCGGGGGTGGAGTTGCTGGCGGGGCAGTTGGCGGGGTGGGTTGCGCCGTAA
- the mfd gene encoding transcription-repair coupling factor, whose product MSGLLQAILPDPALRGVVERAGAPLLELQGAVTARQLVAAALAEDESRGGAGRHVLAVTATGREADELTAALEALLGREKVVDFPSWETLPHERLSPRADTVGRRLEVLHRLHTGDDELKVVVSTVRSLIQPMAPGLGSLDPVDLVVGEEQSFEGLLERLVELAYTRVDMVEKRGEFAVRGGILDLFGPTAQHPVRVEFWGDEVSEIRAFAVSDQRSLPGEIQHVTAPPCRELLLTADVKAKAAELAVTYEADAQLAEMLTKLADGIPVEGMEALIPVLCAGELTLLTDALPRGSHVLLADPEKIRARAHDLVRTGQEFLEASWTTAAAGGQAPIDLGASAYRDLAEIAEHAQDTKRAWWTITQLSSEDPDVYRVGVEAAPAYRGEFDRAMTDLRAHVAAGGTGVLVVAGHGTASRAVEQLTAAEVPAALAGEGITEAPRAGVVTVTCGALVDGFVSPERALVVLSEADLTGRGANAGTSTKDLNAKMPSRRRNAVDPLALKAGDYVVHNQHGIGRFVEMVQRTVAGATREYLLLEYASSKRGHPGDRLFVPTDQLDEVSRYVGGELPTLNKLGGSDWKNTKARAKKAVKEIAAELVQLYAARQAAPGHPFGPDTPWQGELEDAFPFTETNDQLAAIDEVKADMERGVPMDRVICGDVGYGKTEIAVRAAFKAVQDGKQVAVLVPTTLLAQQHLNTFTERMQSFPVTIKGLSRFTHKAESDQVLEQLAEGEVDIVIGTHRLLQTGIRYKDLGLVIVDEEQRFGVEHKEHIKALRTHVDVLTMSATPIPRTLEMSLAGIREMSTILTPPEDRHPILTYVGGYDDKQVGAAVRRELLRDGQVFYVHNRVSSIEKAAKRIREMVPEARVVTAHGQMNEDKLEKIIQGFWENEYDVLVCTTIVETGLDISNANTLIVERGDLLGLAQLHQLRGRVGRGRERGYAYFLYPPEAPLTETAHDRLATIAQNTELGAGMAVAMKDLEIRGAGNILGAEQSGHIAGVGFDLYVRLVGEAVEAFRRHAGAEPSEEEELAEVRVDLPIDAHIPHDYVEGERLRLEAYRKIAAAPDTAGLDAVREELIDRYGLPPAPVNRLLAVAAFRHTCRAAGVTEVAVQGNTIRFAPLPLADSQMVRLKRLYPKALYKAVTNTVSVPKPTEGPAGGRMGAPTLRDVELLEWCTKLLAQLTKTPAPV is encoded by the coding sequence CTGTCCGGACTCCTCCAAGCCATCCTCCCCGACCCCGCCCTGCGCGGGGTCGTCGAACGCGCCGGCGCCCCGCTGCTCGAGCTGCAGGGCGCCGTGACCGCACGTCAGCTGGTCGCCGCCGCGCTCGCCGAAGACGAATCCAGAGGCGGCGCGGGCCGCCACGTGCTGGCCGTGACCGCCACCGGCCGGGAGGCCGACGAGCTCACCGCCGCCCTCGAAGCCCTGCTCGGGCGCGAGAAGGTCGTCGACTTCCCCTCGTGGGAGACGCTGCCCCACGAGCGCCTCTCGCCGCGCGCCGACACCGTCGGGCGCCGCCTCGAGGTGCTGCACCGCCTGCACACGGGCGACGACGAGCTCAAGGTCGTCGTCTCCACCGTCCGCAGCCTGATCCAGCCCATGGCCCCCGGCCTCGGCTCGCTCGACCCCGTCGACCTGGTCGTCGGCGAGGAGCAGAGCTTCGAAGGCCTGCTGGAGCGCCTGGTCGAGCTCGCCTACACCCGCGTGGACATGGTCGAGAAGCGCGGCGAGTTCGCCGTGCGCGGCGGCATCCTCGACCTGTTCGGGCCCACCGCGCAGCACCCCGTGCGCGTGGAGTTCTGGGGCGACGAGGTCAGCGAGATCCGCGCGTTCGCGGTTTCCGACCAGCGCTCCCTGCCGGGCGAGATCCAGCACGTCACCGCGCCGCCGTGCCGCGAGTTGCTGCTCACCGCCGACGTCAAGGCCAAGGCCGCCGAGCTCGCCGTCACGTATGAGGCAGACGCGCAGCTGGCCGAGATGCTCACGAAGCTCGCCGACGGCATCCCCGTCGAAGGCATGGAAGCCCTCATTCCGGTGCTGTGCGCCGGCGAGCTCACCCTGCTCACCGACGCCCTGCCGCGCGGCAGTCACGTGCTGCTCGCCGACCCGGAGAAGATCCGCGCCCGCGCCCACGATCTCGTGCGCACCGGCCAGGAGTTCCTCGAAGCCTCGTGGACCACGGCCGCGGCGGGCGGGCAGGCACCCATCGACCTCGGCGCTTCGGCCTACCGCGATCTGGCCGAGATCGCCGAGCACGCGCAGGACACCAAGCGCGCCTGGTGGACGATCACCCAGCTGAGCAGCGAAGACCCCGACGTCTACCGAGTCGGCGTCGAGGCCGCGCCCGCCTACCGCGGCGAGTTCGACCGCGCGATGACCGACCTGCGCGCCCACGTGGCCGCCGGCGGCACCGGCGTGCTCGTGGTCGCGGGCCACGGCACGGCCAGCCGCGCCGTCGAGCAGCTCACCGCGGCCGAGGTCCCGGCCGCGCTGGCCGGCGAAGGCATCACCGAGGCCCCGCGAGCCGGCGTCGTCACCGTCACCTGCGGAGCCCTTGTCGACGGCTTCGTCTCACCCGAGCGCGCCCTCGTGGTGCTCTCGGAAGCCGACCTCACGGGCCGCGGCGCCAACGCCGGAACGTCCACAAAGGACCTCAACGCCAAGATGCCGTCGCGGCGGCGCAACGCCGTCGACCCGCTGGCCCTGAAGGCCGGCGACTACGTGGTGCACAACCAGCACGGCATCGGCCGCTTCGTCGAGATGGTGCAGCGCACCGTCGCCGGCGCCACGCGCGAGTACCTGCTGCTGGAGTACGCGAGCTCCAAGCGTGGCCACCCGGGCGACCGCCTGTTCGTGCCGACCGACCAGCTCGACGAGGTCTCCCGCTACGTCGGCGGCGAGCTGCCCACGCTCAACAAGCTCGGCGGCTCCGACTGGAAGAACACCAAGGCGCGCGCCAAAAAGGCCGTCAAGGAGATCGCGGCCGAGCTCGTGCAGCTCTACGCCGCCCGCCAGGCCGCGCCCGGCCACCCCTTCGGCCCCGACACGCCGTGGCAGGGCGAGCTCGAAGACGCGTTCCCGTTCACCGAGACCAACGACCAGCTCGCCGCCATCGACGAGGTCAAGGCCGACATGGAACGCGGCGTCCCCATGGACCGCGTGATCTGCGGCGACGTCGGCTACGGCAAAACCGAGATCGCCGTGCGCGCCGCGTTCAAGGCGGTGCAGGACGGCAAGCAGGTCGCCGTGCTCGTGCCGACCACGCTGCTTGCACAGCAGCACCTGAACACCTTCACCGAGCGCATGCAGTCGTTCCCGGTCACCATCAAGGGCCTTTCGCGGTTCACGCACAAGGCCGAGTCCGACCAGGTCCTGGAGCAGCTCGCCGAGGGTGAGGTCGACATCGTCATCGGCACGCACCGCCTGCTGCAGACCGGCATCCGGTACAAGGATCTCGGCCTCGTGATCGTCGACGAGGAGCAGCGCTTCGGCGTGGAGCACAAGGAACACATCAAGGCCCTGCGCACCCACGTGGACGTGCTCACGATGTCGGCCACCCCCATCCCGCGCACGCTGGAGATGTCGCTCGCCGGCATCCGCGAGATGTCCACCATCCTCACCCCGCCGGAAGACCGGCACCCGATCCTGACGTATGTCGGCGGCTACGACGACAAGCAGGTCGGCGCCGCCGTCCGCCGCGAGCTCCTGCGCGACGGCCAGGTCTTCTACGTCCACAACCGCGTCTCCTCCATCGAGAAGGCCGCCAAACGCATCCGCGAGATGGTGCCCGAAGCGCGCGTCGTGACCGCCCACGGCCAGATGAACGAGGACAAGCTCGAAAAGATCATCCAGGGCTTCTGGGAAAACGAGTACGACGTGCTCGTCTGCACCACGATCGTCGAAACCGGCCTGGACATCTCCAACGCCAACACCCTCATCGTCGAACGCGGCGACCTACTGGGATTGGCCCAGCTCCACCAGCTGCGCGGACGCGTCGGCCGCGGCCGCGAACGCGGCTACGCCTACTTCCTGTACCCGCCGGAAGCGCCGTTGACGGAGACCGCGCACGACAGGCTCGCGACCATCGCGCAGAACACCGAGCTCGGCGCGGGCATGGCCGTCGCGATGAAGGACTTGGAGATCCGCGGCGCGGGCAACATCCTCGGCGCCGAACAGTCCGGCCACATCGCGGGCGTCGGCTTCGACCTGTACGTGCGCCTGGTCGGCGAAGCTGTCGAAGCCTTCCGCCGCCACGCCGGCGCCGAGCCCAGCGAAGAGGAGGAACTCGCCGAAGTCCGCGTCGACCTCCCCATCGACGCCCACATCCCCCACGACTACGTCGAAGGCGAACGGTTGCGGTTGGAGGCCTACCGCAAAATCGCGGCCGCGCCCGACACCGCGGGCCTCGACGCCGTGCGCGAAGAACTCATCGACCGTTACGGCCTGCCGCCCGCCCCCGTCAACCGTCTGCTTGCGGTGGCTGCCTTCCGCCACACCTGCCGCGCGGCGGGCGTCACGGAGGTTGCCGTGCAGGGCAACACCATCCGCTTCGCGCCATTACCACTCGCCGATTCGCAAATGGTGCGGCTGAAACGCTTGTACCCCAAGGCGCTGTACAAGGCGGTGACCAACACCGTCTCCGTGCCCAAACCCACCGAAGGCCCGGCCGGCGGCCGCATGGGCGCGCCGACACTGCGCGATGTCGAACTGCTCGAGTGGTGCACGAAGCTCCTGGCGCAGCTCACGAAAACCCCCGCGCCCGTGTGA
- the trpC gene encoding indole-3-glycerol phosphate synthase TrpC, translating into MSVLDGILEGVREDLEDRKRSTSLADLQARVRDLPPTRDPLPAFRSPGVSIIAEVKRKSPSKGALADITDPAALAGQYEQGGAAAISVLTERRRFGGSLADLEAVRARVDVSVLRKDFIVEPYQLWEARAFGADLALLMVVSLEGSLLDDLYGLAVELGLTPLVESHTAGELERAVACGAQVLGINARDLTTLEVDRTVFKELGPQIPADRVRVAESGVAGPGDVAEYRGWGADVVLVGEALVRSGDPVTSVRDFIQG; encoded by the coding sequence ATGAGCGTGCTGGACGGGATTCTCGAGGGTGTCCGCGAGGATCTGGAGGACCGCAAGCGATCGACGTCGCTGGCCGACCTGCAGGCGCGCGTCCGAGATCTGCCGCCGACGCGGGATCCGCTGCCGGCGTTCCGCTCGCCCGGCGTGTCGATCATCGCCGAGGTGAAGCGCAAGAGCCCGAGCAAGGGCGCGCTCGCCGACATCACCGACCCGGCCGCGCTCGCGGGCCAGTACGAGCAGGGCGGGGCGGCGGCCATCAGTGTGCTGACGGAGCGTCGCCGGTTCGGCGGGTCGCTGGCGGACCTCGAAGCCGTGCGGGCGCGGGTGGACGTTTCGGTGCTGCGCAAGGACTTCATCGTGGAGCCGTACCAGCTGTGGGAGGCGCGGGCGTTCGGGGCGGATCTGGCGTTGCTGATGGTCGTCTCGCTGGAGGGTTCGCTGCTCGACGACCTGTACGGCCTCGCGGTGGAGCTGGGCCTGACGCCGCTCGTGGAATCGCACACGGCCGGTGAGCTGGAGCGCGCGGTCGCTTGTGGCGCGCAGGTGCTGGGGATCAACGCTCGTGACCTCACGACGTTGGAGGTCGACCGGACCGTGTTCAAGGAGCTCGGCCCACAGATCCCGGCCGACCGTGTGCGCGTGGCGGAGTCGGGCGTGGCCGGTCCGGGCGACGTCGCGGAGTACCGCGGCTGGGGCGCGGACGTCGTCCTGGTCGGCGAGGCGCTGGTGCGCTCGGGCGACCCGGTGACGTCCGTCCGCGACTTCATCCAGGGTTAG
- a CDS encoding TetR/AcrR family transcriptional regulator, whose translation MLSAAREVFAAEGLDVPMREIARRAGVGPATLYRHFPTKEDLAGAAFADQLQVCRQIVDEGLATPDPWLGFCLVIEKLFDVHVRDRGFTAAFLSRFPRAFDFTTTRDSALTSIAELARRAKTTGHLRPDFVVDDLVLVLMANNGIHATSPAARVAASRRFAALAIQAFRATPQLSPLPPAARLPLHPVV comes from the coding sequence ATCCTCAGCGCGGCCCGCGAGGTCTTCGCCGCCGAAGGCCTCGACGTCCCGATGCGCGAAATCGCCCGCCGCGCCGGCGTCGGCCCTGCCACGCTCTACCGCCACTTCCCGACCAAGGAAGACCTGGCGGGCGCGGCTTTCGCGGACCAGCTGCAGGTCTGCCGGCAGATCGTCGACGAGGGCCTCGCCACCCCCGACCCCTGGCTCGGCTTCTGCCTGGTGATCGAAAAACTCTTCGACGTCCACGTCCGCGACCGCGGCTTCACCGCGGCCTTCCTCTCGCGCTTCCCGCGCGCCTTCGACTTCACCACCACCCGCGACTCCGCCCTCACCTCGATCGCCGAACTCGCCCGCCGCGCGAAAACCACGGGCCACCTCCGCCCCGACTTCGTGGTCGACGACCTCGTCCTGGTCCTCATGGCCAACAACGGCATCCACGCCACCTCGCCCGCCGCGCGCGTCGCTGCTTCACGGCGCTTCGCCGCCCTGGCCATCCAGGCCTTTCGCGCCACCCCGCAGCTGTCGCCGCTCCCGCCCGCGGCTCGCCTGCCTCTGCACCCGGTGGTGTGA
- a CDS encoding DUF397 domain-containing protein: MAVVWRKSTYSSNGDGCVEVATGHEVLVRDTKDREAGHITVPAVAWQELLSRLN; the protein is encoded by the coding sequence ATGGCCGTCGTCTGGCGTAAGAGCACCTACAGCAGCAACGGCGATGGTTGCGTAGAAGTGGCGACCGGTCACGAGGTGCTCGTTCGCGACACCAAGGACCGCGAGGCCGGCCACATCACCGTCCCCGCGGTCGCCTGGCAGGAGCTTCTCAGCCGCTTGAACTGA
- a CDS encoding MazG family protein, which produces MSGSVVVVAHGATVPAEAVGLVRGAAVYAASDVDAVQFGVTPVPAGITGDLVLITASSSSPEAAALVAAGARVIEAPVAPLVEAAEVMDRLRSPGGCPWDAVQTHETLRQYLVEETYELLDAIEENDREALREELGDVLLQVLFHARVAAEDAEDPFTIDDVARALTAKLVGRHPHVFTDAATVATVDQQNLKWEELKQAEKQRRSIVDGIALGQPAIALAAKLGQRSGRAGIPLDLFPAGSDPASQLFRTAATARRAGTDPEGELRAVAKQFASDIRAAEEAARDAGVEPSTLEADGWRKFWP; this is translated from the coding sequence GTGAGCGGGTCGGTTGTCGTCGTCGCGCACGGGGCGACGGTGCCGGCCGAAGCGGTCGGTTTGGTGCGTGGCGCCGCTGTGTACGCGGCTTCGGACGTTGACGCTGTGCAGTTCGGCGTGACACCGGTTCCGGCGGGAATAACGGGTGACCTCGTGTTGATCACGGCTTCGTCGTCATCGCCGGAAGCTGCCGCGCTGGTGGCCGCGGGTGCGCGCGTGATCGAGGCCCCGGTGGCGCCGCTGGTGGAAGCCGCCGAGGTCATGGACCGCCTGCGCTCGCCCGGCGGCTGCCCGTGGGACGCGGTGCAGACGCACGAAACGCTCCGCCAGTACCTGGTCGAGGAGACCTACGAGCTGCTCGACGCCATCGAGGAGAACGACCGCGAGGCCCTGCGCGAAGAGCTCGGCGACGTCCTCCTGCAGGTGCTCTTCCACGCCCGCGTGGCCGCGGAGGACGCCGAGGATCCGTTCACGATCGACGACGTTGCGCGGGCGTTGACGGCGAAGCTCGTCGGGCGGCACCCGCACGTGTTCACCGACGCGGCGACGGTGGCCACGGTCGACCAGCAGAACCTGAAATGGGAAGAGCTCAAGCAGGCGGAGAAGCAGCGTCGCTCCATTGTGGACGGTATCGCGCTCGGCCAGCCCGCCATCGCGTTGGCCGCCAAGCTCGGGCAACGCAGCGGGCGGGCGGGGATTCCGCTGGACCTGTTCCCGGCCGGCTCGGACCCGGCCTCGCAGCTGTTCCGAACGGCCGCCACGGCGCGCCGGGCGGGCACTGACCCGGAGGGTGAGCTGCGGGCCGTCGCGAAGCAGTTCGCGAGTGACATCCGGGCGGCTGAGGAAGCGGCGCGGGACGCGGGCGTGGAACCGTCGACGTTGGAAGCGGACGGCTGGCGCAAGTTCTGGCCGTAA